The Helianthus annuus cultivar XRQ/B chromosome 15, HanXRQr2.0-SUNRISE, whole genome shotgun sequence genomic sequence cttgtataacttttaaaatatgacgttttataaaacgacgaatatgtcattagaacgagcatatttttatctatgttttaacctaagtttcattaaaaacggagtaaggtaaataaaataatatatttaattattaatattaacggtctcctatattagccaaggtttgtcaagatatttcacctttcacacaattatcttactcgtttaacaatatatgaaatataaattacatatttcacacgtttataaccAGCACATTAAGATTCAGGGTATTACATCCTTCCCTCCTtacaaaaatttcgtcctcgaaatttgtcatTACTTAAAAAGATGAGGGTACTTATCTTTCATTATGTTTTCTAGTTCCCATGTAAAGTTGGGTCCATGACGTgcgttccacttgactttgactaacgGGATTTCCTTCTTGCGTAACTTTTTAACCTTTCTATCTTCGATTTGTAGTGGTTCTTCAATGAAGTTGAGTTTTTCGTCAACCTGTACCTCTTCCAGGGGTATTTGTTGGGCTTCGTCCACTAGGCACTTCCttaaatttgatacatggaaagtattatgtattcCTGCCAGCTGTTCAGGAAGTTTTAGCCGATAAGCCACTGGTCCTACTTTGCTTGTTACTTCAAACGGACCAATGTATCGGGGTTTCAACTTTCCCTTCTTTACAAACCGAATCACTCCTTTcagaggtgataccttaagcattaCTTTATCCCCTAGTTGGAACTCTAGGGGTTTACGCCTctgatctgcataactcttttgtcgatcttgagcacttttcatcctttctttgaTTTGCTGGATCTTTTATGTGGTCTCCACaatgatttctggtcctgatagttgactTTCCCCTACTTCCGTCCAACAGATAGGAGTGCGGCaccttcttccgtataaagcttcataaggtgcagctttgatgctggcgtgatagctattattgtaggcgaATTCGATGAGTGGTAaatgagtgtcccaacttccaccaaaatcaattacacaagcccgaagcatatcttctaatgtctgaatagtccgttcactatgcccatccgtctgaggatgatatgcagtgcttagattaagcttggttcccaactcttgttggaaactttgccagaatttagatgtgaaacgactatctctatctgatatgATCGATACAGGCACCCCATGTCGTGAGACTATTTCTTTGATGTAAATTTGAGCTAGCTTGTTCATCTTATAGTCCTCACGAATTGGcacgaagtgtgcagacttggtcaatctgtccactattacccaaatagtatcataacCGTGACTTGACCTTGGGAGcttcgtgataaaatccatggtgattttctcccatttccattctgggatctctggttgttgcaagtatccagagggtttttgatgttctgccttcacCTTAAGGCATGTAAGGCATTTTTCCACATAATGGGCAACAGGTCGcttcattcctggccaccaataATCTCTCCTTAAATCCACTGCCAGGGTGAATGGAATACTTAGaattatgagcttcctctaagatTGTATCCTGCAGTCCTCCAAaattaggaacccatatcctattGTTGAACCTAAGGATATTATCATTTCCCATTGTCAGTAGCTTCAGTATCCCAATCATTCTTTCTTTTACAATATGATTCTCTTTTAAGGCTTCTTGTTGTATATTCTTAACTTAATCTAAGAGACTAGTTTTAACCTCTATTCTGGTTGCACGAATTCTTATTGGTTGAGGTTTCTCTTTTCTACTTAGAGCATCTGCTACTATGtttgccttacctggatggtattggatctcacagtcgtaatcacttaataactccatccatcgtctctgacgcatattgagctccttctgctcaaatatgtgttttaaacttttatggtcactatagatagtgcactttgtaccgtaaagatagtgcctccaaattttcaatgcgaacactatggcaccaagttccaaatcatgggttgtgtagttccgctcatgaatcttcaactgtctagaggcataggcaatcactttgcctctttgcatgagtacacatcccataccatagtgagatgcatcacagtagacggcAAAATCTTTTATTCCCTCAGGAAGTGACAGTATTGGGGCGCTACATAACTTATGCTTTAACgtgttaaaggcttcttcttgtttaggtccccaattaaacttagaggctttctgggttagtgtggttaatggtgttgcaatctttgagaagtcttgaataaaccttctatagtatcctgctaaccccaggaatcTTCTGATTTCAGTGGGATTCTTCGGTACTTCCCATTTCTTAATGgcctcgatctttgcagggtcaacttgtattccacattcatttatcacgtggcctaggaattgcacctcacgtatccaaaattcacacttagagaactttgcATAGAGTTTTTCTTTCTTGAGCAATTCAAGGACTACTCttaggtgttgttcatgttctacctcattcttagagtagataaggatatcgtcaataaaaacgatcacaaacttatcgaggtaaggtttacaaaccctattcatgaggtccatgaacactgcaggtgcgttggtcagtccaaatggcattaccaaaaattcataatgaccatacctagtcctgaaggcagtcttaggtatgtcttctggtgcaactttcacttggtggtatccagacctcaagtctattttagagaaatagcttgccccttgtaattgatcaaacaagtcgtcgatcctgggcaaagggtatttattctttatagtggctttattcaagtctctataatcgatgcacagacgcatcgtcccatctttcttcttgacaaacaagatgggtgctccccatggtgacgaactaggttggataaaccccttgtcaagcaactcttgtagttgcttcttgagttcttgcatttctgtCGGGGCTAGTCTGTATGGCGACTTAGCAATCGGTGATGTACCGGGAACTAggtcaatgcgaaactcaacCTGTCTATCCGATGGTAGTCCCGGGAGCTCATCGGGAAACACTTCGGGGTATTCTCGTACTACTGGCACGTCCTCGACCTTCTGCTTTTCTGTAGTGTTTACGACATatgctaaaaaggcaacataccctTTCCTTAGGCATTTATGTGCTTGTGCTATCGTGATGAGGTTCTTAGTCTTGTCAGTGCAGTCTCCCGATACAGTTAGTTGTTTACCGTTGGGTAATCGGAGTCGGCCGATCCTTTTGTCACATATAACTTGCGCATGATATGGTGTCAACCAGTCCATTCCTATGACTATGTCGAATTCTCCAAGTTCCATAGGCATTAGGTCTATAGGGATAACATGGTTGTTTAAGCTTATTTTACAATTCTTAACTATGTCAACTATCTCTCTTTGACTTCCATCAGCCATTTCTACTGTAAAGGTATGATCTAGGGTTTGGGACGCCTGGTTTAGGTAAGGTCTAAAGGTAGTCGACACTAGACTTCTATttgcaccggtatcaaataacacacgcgcatatacatcatttacgagATACGTACCCGTGATAACGTCTGTATTGGTCTTGGCTTCTTCCGTGGTGAGTACAAATGCCCGCCCTTTTGGCTGATTTGGTTGTGTCCTATCATTTCTTTTGAGTTCGGGACATTCAGATCTCATGTGGTTAgggtctccacatttgaaacacttCTTCTTTTCCTTGCATTCTTGAAGTGCATGACCCGTCTTTTTACAATTTGGACAAGGAAAACGACATTCCCCCGTATGAAAGCGTTTACAAATTTGACATTGAGGAAATGTTTTAGGCCTTTTAAAGTTGTTATTCCGGGTGTCCCCCTTTCTTTCTTCCCACTTTCTTTTTGGTGCGGGAGATTCAGCCTGCACAGAATCATCTCGGCAGCCATGACGGCGCCAGCCTCAACAGTTTCTGCAAATGTCTTGGGGGATTTGGATTTGATAAATACCCTCATTTCAGAGGGTAGACCCCAAATAAACCTATTGATCAGTTGTTCCTCGGTCAATGCTAAATAAGAAACCAGTCGAGATATGTCGTTGAAACGAGAAACATATTCTCGAtaggttttatttcccatttttaaCTGAAAGAATTCCACTTCCAGTTGCTCAGTCTCACTGGGAGGACAATACTTAGCAAGAAACTTTTGAATAAACTCCTCCCACTTCATCTCCTTAACCTTTTCTTTTCCCTCTGTTCGGACCACAATGTTCCACCAGTGAAGGGCTTCAGCTTCAAACATATGTACCGCGAACCGTACTTTGTTGCGGTCATCACACTCACATATCTCTAATactgactccattctgttgagccaGTCTTGAGCTTCTAGTGCTCCCTTTCTTCCGTCAAAGGACTGAGGTTTACAGGACATGAAGTGCTTATAAGTACATTCCTTTGATTTGGGATATTCACCTTTTCCTTCTAGTGGCATGGTTGCAATAGTGTTTTTCCTTTCGCCCATTCCTTCCCTTTGAACTGGCGTGGAGGCTGCTGAGCTTTCTTCATGTCGTTCTCCAGATTGGTTAACATTACCGGTTTGTGCATTCTTCATTACCTTAGCCACTTCCACAGCTATATTGTGGATATCCTCAGTATTTAGACGCATGCTTGTACTAGACCGGGACCTGACACTATGAGAGGGAGTTCGAGTCCTATAAGAACCTTCCTCTCTCCTGTTATTCTGATTATTTCTAGACCCTTGTTCATCTCTATGTTCAGACATTGTCTCCTTCTTATAGGAATATGAGTATAAAGAGTTACTAGTATGTATGATACATCATTATAATATAACAACTATATACGTcacatagatatatatatatatatacacatatatatatacatagcaCATAAAAAGGCACAACATAGTTTACTTCTTCTAGCGTCACTCAACTGACTATGCAAGTACTTTTCCTGAGAACATGTTATTTGGCCTAGTCTGAGTGTGCTATTAATCTTTAGAGAACTACTGGTTAAAGCTTAGGCATTCTTGCAATACCTAATTCGCTAAAACctcgggctctgataccaactgtaacaccctcaccccgtaacccgggtgattgtgcacaattgatacacttacagcggaaacaaactaaactttcattaaaacttataatagtctgagtaaaacactttatttatttacaaacttttggcaactaagaactccttgatcttctaaaactccacaactgtcaagtagttcctatagctttcctcatgactcacctgagataagtatactcaaaacgacgtcagatatatactggtgagctcatactatacaatttttataaagacagaccacagtttacattatatgcatacacaatatgggcatgtgaccacattatagtcaggttggacctcattgaaccttataggtcacatttgacttgtcacaaaccaccgtacaagagacatactggtcctccagctgtgtccccctacggccgtcacataggtatgagtgtgtgtcgctggaccttataagcacgaagtgcctgtgggtacaacaccttattacccttcccagagtgacacacctcattaagcataataggatcccatatacccctactgacacatgcatactgcagcattctcattattaccagttatggacgagtatactatcatagttttaaaagacaagtatgatgactcacctgattagcaattgcttaacTGCCGCTAGTACAactgggttatgtctcaaggtcctgacacaattacataatcctaggttaggtaatggtacatctaactagtcattatcatggttggatattggttaaccctaccttgtttaagcatgggtgatcagtccatgcctaactaaggctaggctacccaatacccgcccctgacaataaccctagtacctaaaaataatactaacactactactactaatatattattactaataataaaactaatattaactactaaacataaataataaacaactaaacataaacttaaagtatacctcaaaactatctacGACACGTTAATGTCGAGTTTCCCTATTCCTGCTCCTACTcgcgctccaaaaacgactactaacaacacccaacggggtatcgtatactcgggattctctatactagagcattcccgttaaagaaactggtacctaaacaaactactgagactcttatttaaagcaagcaagcaggcacctcaaatcctggtgacgtgcctacctacctgcttgacctgctagcttgcttgcttatatatattaattcagctgcttaactcgtttttcttgtataacttttaaaatatgacgttttataaaacgacgaatatgtcattagaacgagcatatttttatctacgttttaacctaagtttcattaaaaacggagtaaggtaaataaaataatatatttaattattaatattaacggtctcctatattagctaaggtttgtcaagatatttcacctttcacacaattatcttactcgtttaacaatatatgaaatataaattacatattacatatttcacacgtttataaccagcacattaagattcggggtattacagaaaatcaacaaaaaatatataaactagGGGCAAGGAAAAAAGTACATGCACAACCGTGCACATCAAGGGCATGGTTGTGTCTCCTAGAAAAGATAAACCAGACAGGACATATCTAAAGACAAGAAGTACGCCAAATGTGGGACTTAATGGGACACATGTCTTATGCATGATCATGTATATATAGGCATGTCGTGCATAGTACCTTCATAGCGACGAAAAGGACAACTTTGGAAGAATCTACGACAAAAAGTACATGCACGATCGTGCTACCAtaatgcacgaccgtgcatatctgCCAATAACACCAGTAAAAATAGAGGTCTTTCCTAATCATTTCAACCATGCCTTTTTATGCCTTTTGTCCTCTTGTGCCTTGTGTATAATTATAAGCCTTGGAGTACATAAAGGCGATCAAGGGACATACTCCAAGAGCTCTACGAGACTTTTTTGAGGGCCATTACTCCCTTGAATGTGTGGATGATCCATGGATCTTGGTGTATTGGTGCCCAAGTATGCCACGATTATGATTCTCAACAAGCCTCCTTGCTTTGAATACTAGAGGATGATCCTCAAGGAAAGCATTCATGCCGGTCGAACCTCTCCAAAGATAGAGTTCTAACATTCTATCTTGATCGCTCACTTCAATGATAAGGCATCGATAGTTAGTTCGCAAAAGATATGTAATAATAAGATTTGAGAAACACATTTTACGCCCATTACACTTGAGCTTGATCATCATGAAAGATTGGTAGTCGCCATGGGTAAAAGTGTTAAAATCTTCCTATGGTTGTAATCCCTATGTCTTCTCAAACTATTGGACTAGTTAAACTTGTttaatttagtgttttatttaCTAAGTGTGTTTATCTTTTACTAATTTTTGGTTTGTTAACTTTTGTGACAGAATCATTTGGCTCCTTTAAACTAAACTAACTTCATAActtaattaaactaaattaatCTAATCTAATTTAACTTGACTGGGTGTGCGTACAACTTCTGATACCCTTAATCAGATCCGGTGTAAGCTTATGGTATTGAACCAAATCTTACTAGGGGCTTTATAGTATTGAACCATATTTAAGTGACGACGGACATCAGCGTTAACCATTACACATTGTTAAAGTGGTGTTATGATACCAAAGTGACAGGAAAAGTCACTTGAGGAGCATTAATCATTACGGATGGTCATCGGCGTTAACCGTTAACCATTACACATTCTTGTAAGGGCGTTATAATACTAATGTGACAGAAAAAAACACTTAAGGAGCATTAACCATTACGGATGGTCATACACATTCATATACGTTGCCTTTTCACATGTAAATAACCACTCACATTCCTTTACGTTCCCACCTTCTTAACTTGTCATAAAACAACACATACACGTTTCCATTCTAGCCATACTATGTTAGCATACCATAATAACTTCTTGTATGTTGTCAACATTACGTTGAACATATTGTTCGTGTTCACACATTTTTGCCTTTGACAATTGACAAGCTAACGACCTCTATATATTTTCCTAACCTTAATAACTTATTGATTGATGTTAACACTTTTTACATGTAAATAACCACTCATATTCCTTCACATCCCCACCTTCTTGACTTGTCATAAAACAATACATACATGTTTCCACTCTAACCAACATACCCTTTTAGCATACCATTCTAACTTCTTGTACGTTGTTAACATTACGTGGAACACATTGTTGGTGTTCACACATGTTCGCCTTTGGCAAGCTAACAACATCTAGATATGTTCCTAGCCTTAATAACTTATTGATCGATGTTAACACTATAAAGCAAGTAATCGTTTCATAACATCTGGTCAGATGCTCGA encodes the following:
- the LOC110913978 gene encoding uncharacterized protein LOC110913978, whose translation is MLKVSPLKGVIRFVKKGKLKPRYIGPFEVTSKVGPVAYRLKLPEQLAGIHNTFHVSNLRKCLVDEAQQIPLEEVQVDEKLNFIEEPLQIEDRKVKKLRKKEIPLVKVKWNARHGPNFTWELENIMKDKYPHLFK